The sequence TCCCAAAGTAGCTGTTAATCCATTAACTtcggtatataataataataatccacTGAAGCCAGATACCGTTGCAAACATTACTGCATGGCCAGGTCTACTTGAAAAATTCTGTTATAGATAACACTAGTTCTAAGCTAAAGAATCTGGATGCTTCTGTAATTGAAACTATATCCTACATACGTTAAGTAACCTCTAACCAACACTCTGTTCTTTGTTCTTGACATCTGCGCATCAAAAGGAACTTCAAAAAATTGATTGATAGCATTTGCTGTTGCAGACACTAATCCAGTACCCATAGAACATGCAACAAATGTAAAAGCATCGAAAGGCCCTGGTGCTAATGCATATCCAGCCATGGTTGTTACAACTACCAAAGCTAAAAATAATCATTTGATTCTCCATTTTTTCTATTCAAACAAATTATCGTATAAAATATCAATGTTTTTGTTAAAGATATTAGTTTCTCTTACATGTTAACCGTATCTTAGATAACATGAAGCAATGTTTTCGAAGTTTGCCAGAATCTAATTTTATACACTGCCATTCTTGTTCATTTTGCATGTATAAATTCTTTTGCTTTTCATTGTTCGTTATATCTACACATTGAGTAGGCTTTTGGTGATCAAACGATGTAACAAAGTTAGGTGATATCTTCTGATTTTTGACATTTTTTGTGTCTAATAAACATCGGTATTTCTGTGTACGGGATAATTTCTTTACGCTTGATGTAGCCTCGGTAGAATACTAGGATAATTTGTCagaaaaagtaacaaaatattgaAGACTTAATAATATTGGAAAAAAGTAAACACACATACTGTAGCGATAGACAGTTTCAACGATGATAGGCATACGTTACGGGAGATCCTGATTgagcaaaaaataaataacatgatAAAAATACGTCGTATAAAATCGTcaatgtttccttttttctatccTGAAAATAACATGGGAACCAGTTGGTTATCGATTATAATGTAACCAATAACGAAAGAAGGCAGGTAAAATGTTTCAAGGTTTCCTTAAAATCAAATGTTCAACTTACATCatgatatatttttgtttttacaaCTTTTAGTTCGTGTTACGTAAGAAAGCTTTGAACAAAAACACATTGCGCTGaaactttaaataattttactagACTATTACAGTCTACGCTTGCTTAAGTAATCGAATAGAAACTCATTACACTAAACGAGAGCTCGGACTATGCTCGGTCTAGTTGAACCGAATGAAAGAGACTATGAAATGAAATCCTAAACGCATCAGCGTATGATCGAATTTTAGAGGAACGCGATCGCAAGATAGCGCTTCATGTTCAAAATCCTTGTAAGCAAGTCTCATTTCTTCGTAAAGTATTCGTGATCGAgcgatatacatatttactagtatataaaaagagaaagacaaataatagaataatatgtatatctcacgatatatatttttctctttttcatctCCTTTAATTATAAGATGACTCATTAGTATTGTGTTCCTACCATCCAAACTTTGTACATgtgataaatatgtatacaagTATTATTAATCGATGAatgatatttataacaaattagttaataacaggttgaaaattaaatgaataacaatttattcattattataaatgaaataaattataaaaggaatttgataaaaattttgcaAAGCAGAAATTCTTAATCTTcatataaaagaattaaacacgatatacgtatgtatgcaAGTATACTACGTATATATACTGAGATTCATTttgagaacaaagataatagaTTAAGAGAAAAGCAGAAGGAAAAGCGagatagaaaatttgtatgtatCAACGACAACGATAAATGAAGAGTAGTGCAATACCGtggtagaaatagaaatagggATAGAGGAAGATACAATATTACGTCAACACGTTTAAAGAATAATTAGAGGAAAAAGAAGCGCTCGTGTGTGTACTTTACATTTTGTAAACAAATCTTAATGGTATTCAGTAACATTAAGTATTCATCCAGTAGGATAGTGGAATCTTCGTTGGCGACGTGTGCAGCACAAAAGGAGAAATAGAAAACCGATAGAAGAATGATAAGGTTATACCAGTGTatgttttatgaaatttgaCATAAATTTGGCGTATTAGTAATACAAAAGTTGTGATTGGAACGTAGAGAAGAGAGAAGGGAAGAagagaaagtaagaaaaaaagaagagagtaaGAGAATATTATCAATTTAATCGGTATGCCGTGGAGTCATAAAAATGTGATGTTCGCGAGGGTCGGTTCTGCCCTATTTTACGGGTTATCTTCATTTATGATCACAGTTGTAAATAAGACAGTGCTGACGTCGTTCGAATTTCCATCGTTTCAAATGCTCGGCATAGGACAAATGTCGGCTACCATCATGTTACTTTTTGCAGCAAAGAAGTTGCGCTACGTTGAATTTCCTAACCTAGAAGTAACAACGTGTGTCAAGATATGGCCATTACCAATCATTTACATCGGTAACATGATCTTTGGATTAGGTGGTACGAAACAGCTGAGCCTTCCGATGTTCACCGCCCTTAGACGATTTAGCATTCTTATGACGATGATCGCTGAATACTATATTCTCGGAGTAAGGGCGCGTGTTTCCGTTCAGTTGAGCGTATACACGATGATGGTCGGGGCAGTGGTGGCTGCATTAAATGATCTTGCTTTTAATTTGGAGGGCTATCTTTTTATCCTATTGAACGATTTCTTCACGGCCGCCAACGGTGTCTACATGAAGAAGAAATTGGATTCGAAGGAACTAGGAAAATACGGACTGATGTACTATAATTCATTGTTTATGATTGTCCCAGCGATTAGCATTGCCTACTGGATGGGAGACATGCACTCTGTCATAGAATTTCCACATTGGAACAATGTGTTCTTTCTTATACAGTTTGGGCTTTCGTGTGTAATGGGTTTTGTATTGTCCTACAGCATGATACTTTGTACACTTTATAACTCTGCGTTGACCACCACGATAATCggatgtttgaaaaatatatgcGTTACTTATCTCGGAATGATGATCGGTGGTGATTACATATTTACGTGGTTAAATTTCGTAGGATTGAATTTAAGCGTTGTCGGTAGCTTGGTTTACACTTGGGTAACCTTTCGAAGGAAGGAATCGTCCGAACCAAAGTATTCTCCGCTTTCTGATGACCAAACGACGAATAAAGTGCAAGCTGTATGATCGATGTACAGAGCAACGAAGTCGTGCCATATGTCGCCGCAGCTCTTTCTgttcttctcttcctctctctctccgttGCTCTCGCTTCCTCGAGCCCATCACCTTGTTTCTCTGTTTGGTGTTTTGTATCTGTGTTAGTGTTCGACACGTGTCACGTGTTCTTCTTGTTGTGGAATAATGCTTTTGGGAGCCGGAAAAAGAGGGAACGAAATGGGAATAGGGAAAGAGCAGCAAGCGTGACAaactatagtaatagtaataaataagatataagATTCCATACCAAAGCGATAAGACCGTTACCGGATAGAAGAAATGAATAATAAGATGTTGCGCGCCATAGCGTATCACCTTTACCTTGTGAAATACAACTTGTACATACGTACTTCGAAATCTCGAAGGTGCAATATACTATCATTAATAATGCACGTGTACAAAAGTACTTTATAgtgaataaatttaatttctggAGAAAAGAAACACGATCGATTCTCATTCAGTCCTCCGTCAGTTTCAGGCTGGCCACTTCGAAGATTATTCAGCAGCACTGGCTGCTCGTCATCCTTCACGATGGATTACGCGAAACATCGTGTATCTCTGTCGCCGGTGCAACGTGCAATTTTGGCGGCCGGTGCAGCCGCGATCTCATTCGTTGATCCTTTTCGCGGCGACATGATCGCATGCTTGGGAGAAACGACCGGTACCGATGCTCTTTCCTACTGTCATCAAAAAATGCTCGCAACCTCCGAGGGATCTCGCATTCTTGCCAGAAAACCACGTATATCCTCGTCTACGATTGACTTTTCCGCGCTAAGACGATTACCACAAGGAACACTTGGCAGGATCTATTGCGATTTTTTGGACGTTA comes from Bombus terrestris chromosome 7, iyBomTerr1.2, whole genome shotgun sequence and encodes:
- the LOC100649295 gene encoding protoheme IX farnesyltransferase, mitochondrial translates to MLFIFCSIRISRNVCLSSLKLSIATYSTEATSSVKKLSRTQKYRCLLDTKNVKNQKISPNFVTSFDHQKPTQCVDITNNEKQKNLYMQNEQEWQCIKLDSGKLRKHCFMLSKIRLTSLVVVTTMAGYALAPGPFDAFTFVACSMGTGLVSATANAINQFFEVPFDAQMSRTKNRVLVRGYLTPGHAVMFATVSGFSGLLLLYTEVNGLTATLGAANLLLYTLIYTPMKRISILNTWVGSIVGAIPPLMGWASCVGNIISPGAWIMSGLLYAWQFPHFNALSWNLRPDYSRAGYRMMAVTNPKLCRKTALRYTAALMGLCYLAPVCDVTNCWFALLSTPLNAYFLYLAWEFHKHSDSRSSRKLFRFSLIHLPVLIVLMLINKKQWYNDDNRQRDMVLSEEKSDMYAVLMKTIASAFSST
- the LOC100649656 gene encoding ubiquinone biosynthesis protein COQ4 homolog, mitochondrial — encoded protein: MPWSHKNVMFARVGSALFYGLSSFMITVVNKTVLTSFEFPSFQMLGIGQMSATIMLLFAAKKLRYVEFPNLEVTTCVKIWPLPIIYIVSGWPLRRLFSSTGCSSSFTMDYAKHRVSLSPVQRAILAAGAAAISFVDPFRGDMIACLGETTGTDALSYCHQKMLATSEGSRILARKPRISSSTIDFSALRRLPQGTLGRIYCDFLDVNNVSPDSRPAVRFVEDTELAYVMQRYRETHDIYHALLLMPTTMLGEVTVKWVEALQLRLPMCFSGAIFGAFRLRPRQRKLYLEHHLPWAINTGIDTKFLLGIYFEERWEQPLAEFHRETNIIPLVPIETISNEI